Proteins encoded together in one Schumannella luteola window:
- the ykgO gene encoding type B 50S ribosomal protein L36, which yields MKVRASIKSLASQPGAQVVKRRGKIFVINKKNPRMKGRQG from the coding sequence ATGAAGGTGCGTGCCTCGATCAAGTCCCTCGCCAGCCAGCCGGGTGCCCAGGTCGTCAAGCGCCGCGGCAAGATCTTTGTGATCAACAAGAAGAACCCGCGCATGAAGGGCCGTCAGGGCTGA
- a CDS encoding aminotransferase class V-fold PLP-dependent enzyme, with amino-acid sequence MTSSIASSTPAPALATPAAALPLTEAEVARIRADFPALAREVNGHPLAYLDSGATAQRPLAVLDAERDYLLHSNAAVHRGAHLMAAEATELFEDARASVARFVGADPDEIVWTSNATEAINLVAYGISNASLGRGGAAAERFRLGPGDEIVSTEAEHHANLVPWQELAARTGATLRIIPVDDDGVLDLDRLDEIVTERTKVLAFAHVSNVTGAIAPVATLVARARQVGALVVLDACQSVPHARVDLHALDVDFAAFSGHKMLGPTGVGVLYGKQELLDALPPFLTGGSMITTVTLEASEYLPAPQRFEAGTQKVSQSIALAAAVDYLSAVGMDRIAAHEAALGQRLAAGLAAIPGVRLLGPAAGIPRVGLASFDVAGVHSHDVGQFLDDLGVAVRVGHHCAQPLHRRLGVTSSTRASGYLYTTEAEVDRALDAVAKTVAFFGGPEGGAA; translated from the coding sequence ATGACTTCCAGCATCGCATCCAGCACCCCTGCTCCCGCCCTCGCGACCCCGGCCGCCGCGCTCCCGCTGACCGAGGCCGAGGTCGCCCGCATCCGCGCCGACTTCCCGGCCCTCGCGCGCGAGGTGAACGGGCATCCGCTCGCCTACCTCGACTCGGGGGCGACCGCTCAGCGTCCGCTCGCCGTGCTCGACGCCGAACGCGACTACCTGCTGCACTCGAACGCCGCCGTGCATCGAGGCGCGCACCTCATGGCCGCCGAGGCGACCGAGCTGTTCGAGGACGCGCGCGCGAGCGTCGCCCGCTTCGTCGGCGCCGACCCCGACGAGATCGTCTGGACGTCGAACGCGACCGAGGCGATCAACCTCGTCGCCTACGGCATCTCGAACGCGAGCCTCGGCCGCGGGGGAGCCGCCGCCGAGCGCTTCCGCCTCGGCCCCGGCGACGAGATCGTCAGCACCGAGGCCGAGCACCACGCCAACCTCGTGCCCTGGCAGGAGCTGGCCGCGCGCACGGGCGCGACGCTGCGCATCATCCCCGTCGACGACGACGGCGTGCTCGACCTCGACCGCCTCGACGAGATCGTCACCGAGCGCACCAAGGTGCTCGCCTTCGCGCACGTGTCGAACGTGACCGGCGCGATCGCCCCGGTCGCGACGCTCGTCGCCCGCGCCCGCCAGGTCGGAGCGCTCGTCGTGCTCGACGCCTGCCAGTCGGTTCCGCACGCGCGCGTCGACCTGCACGCGCTCGATGTCGACTTCGCCGCCTTCTCGGGCCACAAGATGCTCGGGCCGACCGGCGTCGGCGTGCTCTACGGCAAGCAGGAGCTGCTGGATGCGCTGCCGCCGTTCCTCACCGGCGGCTCGATGATCACGACCGTGACCCTCGAGGCCTCCGAGTACCTGCCCGCGCCGCAGCGCTTCGAGGCGGGAACCCAGAAGGTGTCGCAGTCGATCGCGCTCGCCGCGGCCGTCGACTACCTCTCGGCGGTCGGGATGGATCGCATCGCCGCCCACGAAGCCGCGCTCGGTCAGCGCCTCGCCGCCGGGCTCGCCGCGATCCCGGGTGTGCGCCTGCTGGGGCCGGCCGCCGGCATCCCCCGCGTCGGCCTCGCCTCCTTCGACGTCGCCGGCGTGCACTCGCACGACGTCGGCCAGTTCCTCGACGATCTCGGCGTGGCCGTGCGCGTCGGGCACCACTGCGCGCAGCCGCTGCACCGCCGTCTCGGCGTCACGTCGTCGACGCGCGCCTCGGGCTACCTGTACACGACCGAGGCCGAGGTGGATCGGGCGCTCGATGCCGTCGCGAAGACCGTCGCCTTCTTCGGCGGACCTGAGGGGGGCGCCGCGTGA